A genome region from Vicinamibacterales bacterium includes the following:
- a CDS encoding CUAEP/CCAEP-tail radical SAM protein → MRALLIATYEMGRQPFGLASPAAWLRNAGVEVTCVDLARERLRDDSVTQAKLLAFFLPMHMATRLAVPVIKKIRSLNPSAHLCGYGLYAMLNESLLRDLGVHSVLGAEFESDLEALAIALREGTPPPQPTADTALPHLAFKVPDRRGLPPPTRYATLHDSTGSTRCVGYTEASRGCRHTCRHCPIVPVYKGRFRVVPIDIVLADIRNQVEMGVRHITFGDPDFFNGSVHAIEVVQRLSDTYPDLTYDVTIKIAHLLAHAKYLATLRDTGCAFVTSAVESFDNHVLEILNKGHTPQDIERAVAACRTAGLVLTPTFVAFTPWTTLESYCAYLQSIASLDLVDAVAPIQLAIRLLLPEGSSLLTHKEVAEVVGEFDKNTLSYSWFHTDPRVDALQAEVITLVGQHQSASRRAIFEEIWTLAHERGALHCPPLMRNTQARASIPYLNEPWYC, encoded by the coding sequence ATGCGTGCACTCTTGATTGCGACCTATGAGATGGGCCGACAGCCGTTTGGCCTAGCTTCGCCCGCAGCTTGGCTACGTAATGCAGGCGTCGAAGTAACGTGTGTCGATCTGGCTCGTGAGCGGCTACGGGACGACTCAGTTACACAGGCCAAGTTATTGGCCTTTTTTCTACCAATGCATATGGCGACGCGGCTTGCGGTGCCAGTGATTAAAAAGATTCGCAGTCTCAATCCGTCGGCGCATCTGTGCGGCTATGGGCTCTACGCGATGCTCAACGAGTCACTCCTGCGTGACCTCGGAGTGCACTCGGTACTTGGTGCCGAATTTGAATCAGATCTAGAAGCTCTGGCGATCGCTTTGAGAGAAGGCACGCCACCACCGCAGCCTACTGCGGATACTGCGCTACCGCATCTTGCGTTCAAGGTACCGGACCGACGAGGGTTACCGCCGCCCACACGCTACGCTACCTTGCACGATTCAACCGGGTCAACTAGATGTGTCGGATACACAGAGGCTAGCCGCGGTTGTAGGCATACGTGTCGCCATTGTCCGATCGTCCCGGTATACAAAGGGCGGTTTAGGGTCGTGCCAATCGACATTGTTCTGGCCGACATCAGAAATCAAGTTGAAATGGGCGTTCGTCACATCACCTTTGGGGACCCTGATTTTTTCAATGGCTCAGTTCACGCTATTGAAGTCGTCCAGCGTTTATCTGATACGTATCCTGACCTTACCTATGACGTGACTATCAAGATTGCACATTTACTGGCTCACGCTAAGTATTTAGCAACACTACGCGATACAGGCTGTGCGTTTGTTACGAGTGCGGTTGAATCTTTTGACAATCATGTTCTTGAAATTCTTAACAAAGGACACACCCCACAAGACATTGAGCGAGCCGTAGCCGCATGCCGAACGGCGGGACTCGTTCTAACACCGACGTTTGTAGCGTTCACGCCGTGGACGACACTTGAGAGCTACTGCGCGTATCTTCAGTCCATTGCTTCCCTCGACCTCGTCGATGCAGTCGCCCCGATCCAACTGGCTATCCGCCTATTGCTGCCTGAAGGTTCAAGTTTGCTTACCCATAAAGAGGTGGCGGAGGTTGTAGGAGAGTTCGACAAGAACACGCTTTCCTATTCTTGGTTTCATACGGATCCCCGTGTCGATGCACTCCAAGCCGAGGTGATTACCCTGGTCGGTCAACACCAGTCGGCATCTCGGCGCGCGATTTTTGAGGAGATTTGGACACTAGCGCACGAACGGGGTGCATTGCACTGCCCACCACTCATGAGGAATACCCAGGCTCGTGCGTCAATCCCTTACCTCAATGAACCTTGGTATTGCTGA
- a CDS encoding sodium:solute symporter family protein, with protein sequence MFLSAIIIYLAALVVVGSWKSRQVQTADDFLIANRALPARVLVFTLLATWIGSGSLFAGAGLGYRVGFPALWQSAGAWVGIALVYFIAPRVRRLAQYTVPDILELRYGPTARLLGALTTVMAYTTIAAYQFRAGGKLLELVAGIEPATGALMTAAFCVTYTALAGMLSIAYLDVGNGVMMVVSVVLAVVFLVSDGGGLATTFSSLQPEHVALFGELSPQAALALFFPTLFLLLGEANMYQKFFSAKSERAARLAVVGWIVGTIVVETLIDSVGVLGSGVVPGLSTEGSESIVINVALQVLPMGIGVLLVCGAAAIIVSTANSFLLTPATNLMRDVYQRFINPKVADQQVLVYTRLVVVALGCVGYVIGSFFPSILAMALWAYTMYGAGITPALLGALVWPRIPRSAGVWSILVGMTTTLVWEIVGLQHSVDGVPEYPLGLETVYPALTLSILALVVVGLTTRPSTTDFPVPS encoded by the coding sequence ATGTTTCTGAGTGCCATCATTATTTATCTCGCTGCTCTAGTTGTCGTTGGTTCCTGGAAGAGTCGTCAGGTGCAGACGGCCGATGACTTTCTGATTGCCAACCGCGCTTTACCAGCTCGGGTGCTTGTCTTTACCCTTCTTGCTACATGGATCGGCTCTGGCAGTCTATTCGCCGGTGCTGGTTTGGGCTATCGGGTAGGGTTCCCCGCACTATGGCAGTCAGCTGGAGCTTGGGTCGGTATCGCATTGGTCTATTTCATTGCTCCTCGCGTGCGCCGGCTCGCGCAGTACACTGTTCCGGACATCCTCGAATTACGGTATGGACCGACCGCGCGCCTTCTTGGCGCTCTTACCACGGTAATGGCCTATACGACCATTGCGGCCTATCAGTTCCGCGCAGGCGGAAAACTTCTGGAATTGGTGGCTGGTATTGAACCGGCGACCGGTGCACTGATGACCGCCGCATTCTGCGTCACTTACACCGCGTTGGCAGGCATGCTGTCGATTGCTTATCTCGATGTTGGGAATGGCGTGATGATGGTAGTGAGTGTAGTCCTAGCGGTGGTTTTCCTCGTGTCTGATGGTGGCGGACTTGCAACGACCTTCTCATCGCTGCAACCAGAGCATGTCGCATTGTTTGGTGAACTATCGCCGCAGGCGGCTTTAGCGCTTTTTTTTCCAACGTTGTTCTTGCTTCTCGGTGAAGCGAATATGTACCAGAAGTTTTTTTCTGCAAAAAGCGAGCGAGCGGCCCGTCTAGCGGTGGTTGGGTGGATTGTTGGCACGATCGTCGTCGAGACGTTGATTGACTCGGTTGGTGTACTCGGTAGCGGTGTTGTGCCAGGCCTGAGCACCGAAGGTTCAGAATCGATCGTGATCAATGTTGCACTGCAAGTTCTACCGATGGGCATTGGGGTCCTGCTTGTTTGTGGGGCTGCGGCGATAATCGTTTCCACTGCCAACAGCTTTCTTCTAACGCCTGCAACGAATTTGATGCGTGACGTCTATCAGCGCTTTATAAATCCAAAGGTCGCTGACCAACAGGTATTGGTCTACACCCGACTGGTTGTAGTGGCATTGGGGTGCGTCGGTTACGTGATCGGAAGCTTTTTTCCATCAATCTTGGCGATGGCGCTTTGGGCTTACACAATGTACGGGGCTGGCATTACGCCGGCTTTGCTCGGCGCACTGGTCTGGCCGCGCATACCGCGTTCAGCAGGCGTGTGGTCGATTCTCGTAGGTATGACTACCACGTTGGTTTGGGAGATCGTTGGTCTGCAGCACAGTGTTGATGGTGTTCCGGAGTATCCGCTTGGTCTTGAGACGGTCTATCCAGCTCTGACCCTGTCAATTCTAGCGCTCGTGGTTGTGGGTTTGACTACTCGACCGAGTACGACTGATTTTCCTGTACCGTCCTGA
- a CDS encoding ABC transporter ATP-binding protein: MIELQALTKRYGEHVVVDRLSLRANRGEVVVLLGTSGCGKTTTLKMINRLIEPSDGLVQIDGVDVGVLPAHELRRHIGYVFQGVGLFPHMTVFENISVTPTLLGWTAERIRRRVDELLDLVELDPVVMRDRRPSELSGGQQQRVGVARALASEPNVMLLDEPFGALDPLTREQLQQSFARIRTQLRMTAIFVTHDLVEALFLGDRIVVMRDGCLVQVGTPRELMVNPVDEFVERMFGTPKREAQMLNDLLRPGEQS; encoded by the coding sequence ATGATTGAACTTCAAGCTCTGACGAAACGTTATGGTGAGCACGTCGTGGTTGATCGGCTTTCGCTTCGGGCTAATCGCGGCGAGGTTGTTGTGCTGTTGGGGACCTCGGGTTGTGGTAAGACCACGACACTGAAGATGATCAACAGACTGATAGAGCCCTCCGACGGTTTGGTGCAGATTGATGGAGTTGATGTCGGAGTTCTACCGGCACACGAGTTGAGACGGCACATTGGCTATGTGTTTCAGGGGGTCGGTTTGTTTCCCCACATGACCGTCTTTGAGAATATCAGTGTAACGCCGACCCTGCTCGGTTGGACGGCCGAGCGCATCCGGCGTCGCGTGGACGAACTTTTGGACCTGGTCGAGCTGGACCCTGTGGTGATGCGTGATCGCCGGCCGAGCGAGCTCTCCGGTGGCCAGCAGCAGAGGGTTGGGGTCGCCCGGGCGCTGGCCTCCGAGCCGAACGTGATGCTCTTGGATGAACCGTTTGGAGCTCTCGACCCACTGACGCGTGAGCAACTGCAGCAATCCTTTGCACGCATCCGAACGCAGCTTAGGATGACCGCGATCTTTGTCACCCACGACTTGGTAGAAGCGTTGTTCTTGGGCGATCGGATTGTGGTGATGCGAGATGGCTGTTTGGTGCAAGTAGGCACGCCGCGAGAGCTGATGGTGAATCCCGTGGACGAATTCGTCGAGCGGATGTTCGGCACTCCGAAGCGTGAAGCGCAAATGCTCAATGACTTGCTCCGCCCGGGAGAGCAATCGTGA
- a CDS encoding ATP-grasp domain-containing protein, whose translation MSRILLFATTTSYQVRAFADAAERLGFDLAFATDRCRTLDDPWRDEAIPVEFHNERMSFQRVLAATAGRPVTGVLAVGDRPTILASMVAEALALPCHGAAGARLAASKLRYRQCLSRGGLRVPAFHVLRLEQIERCPALPFGFPMVVKPLTLSGSRGVIRANDKKELDSAMARVAQMLSSPELRALRDPSNELVLIEEYIDGAEYAVEGLVNDGRLHVVTIFDKPDALEGPFFEETIYARPTELGSDERSSVEYAVAEAVRALGLRHGPVHAECRLDARGPVVLEVAARPVGGLCARVLQCTDSTGHSCQYEEVLLRQAVGEAGCTFHCVPGASAVMMIPIPCSGHLRGVVGAKLARAVEGVDDVIITAKLGQQLVPLPEGASYLGFIFARGQTSKDVIASVRQAHRRLHFEVDREIPML comes from the coding sequence ATGTCACGAATACTTCTATTCGCTACTACGACCAGCTATCAAGTGCGGGCGTTCGCCGATGCTGCTGAGCGACTAGGTTTTGACCTTGCTTTTGCAACGGATCGATGCCGCACCCTTGACGATCCGTGGCGGGATGAGGCAATCCCAGTGGAGTTTCACAACGAAAGAATGTCGTTTCAGCGTGTCCTGGCTGCGACCGCCGGACGCCCGGTGACAGGTGTGCTAGCTGTTGGTGATCGCCCTACGATTTTGGCATCGATGGTAGCTGAGGCTTTAGCATTGCCATGCCACGGTGCAGCCGGCGCTCGTCTGGCGGCCAGCAAACTTCGCTATCGGCAATGTTTGTCACGCGGAGGACTTCGTGTGCCGGCTTTTCACGTGCTGCGACTTGAGCAGATTGAGCGCTGTCCTGCGTTGCCGTTCGGTTTTCCCATGGTTGTAAAGCCGCTTACGTTATCGGGTAGCCGAGGAGTGATCCGCGCCAATGACAAAAAGGAACTTGATTCTGCAATGGCACGGGTTGCTCAAATGTTGTCAAGTCCAGAGTTACGTGCCCTTCGTGATCCATCAAACGAGTTGGTGCTGATTGAGGAATACATCGACGGCGCTGAGTATGCGGTCGAAGGTTTAGTCAATGACGGACGGCTCCACGTGGTGACCATCTTTGATAAACCCGACGCGCTTGAAGGGCCATTCTTTGAAGAAACGATCTACGCAAGGCCCACAGAACTGGGCTCTGACGAACGGTCGTCGGTTGAATATGCGGTCGCAGAAGCCGTTCGTGCGCTTGGGCTCCGTCATGGTCCAGTCCACGCCGAGTGTCGTTTGGACGCGCGCGGACCTGTCGTTTTGGAAGTTGCGGCACGACCGGTCGGTGGGCTTTGTGCCAGGGTGCTTCAGTGCACGGACTCCACGGGTCATTCCTGCCAGTATGAAGAAGTGCTGCTCCGGCAAGCCGTAGGCGAAGCCGGGTGTACGTTTCACTGTGTGCCTGGGGCATCGGCCGTAATGATGATCCCTATTCCTTGCAGCGGTCATTTGAGAGGAGTAGTTGGTGCGAAACTTGCGAGAGCAGTGGAAGGTGTTGACGACGTAATCATCACTGCCAAGTTAGGGCAGCAGCTCGTACCACTACCTGAAGGTGCAAGCTATTTGGGTTTCATTTTCGCTAGGGGACAAACGTCCAAAGATGTAATTGCCTCCGTGCGCCAAGCACACCGGCGGCTCCATTTCGAAGTTGATAGAGAAATCCCAATGCTGTAG
- a CDS encoding TlpA disulfide reductase family protein — protein MKWRWMAAAGASLALAFLTFPVFPEEMLSASVWSEADAVDTAACDPDARPANLDFTLQDMNGDDVDLASYRGKVILFNFWATWCGPCKVEIPSFVELQNEYGDQGLAVLGLSVDDPIEKLKPFADEYGVNYPLLVGLGRDDVKEALGPVWGIPITLYIDRSGTVCKQHMGLATKDQVEREIRAML, from the coding sequence ATGAAGTGGCGATGGATGGCAGCTGCCGGAGCGTCTTTGGCCTTGGCTTTTCTGACGTTTCCGGTGTTTCCGGAAGAGATGTTGAGTGCCTCCGTGTGGTCAGAGGCTGATGCCGTAGACACGGCGGCTTGCGACCCCGATGCCCGCCCTGCGAACCTCGATTTTACCCTCCAAGATATGAATGGGGATGATGTCGATTTGGCATCGTATAGGGGAAAGGTCATTCTGTTTAATTTTTGGGCGACTTGGTGTGGTCCCTGCAAGGTTGAGATTCCCAGTTTTGTCGAGTTACAGAACGAGTACGGAGACCAAGGTCTTGCTGTGCTCGGATTGTCTGTCGACGATCCGATCGAGAAGTTGAAGCCGTTTGCTGACGAATACGGGGTCAACTATCCGTTGCTTGTGGGTCTTGGCCGCGACGATGTTAAGGAAGCGCTCGGACCGGTTTGGGGTATTCCGATAACTTTATACATTGACCGGAGTGGCACTGTATGTAAGCAGCACATGGGTTTAGCCACGAAGGACCAGGTAGAGCGAGAAATCCGTGCAATGCTCTGA
- a CDS encoding ABC transporter permease/substrate-binding protein, with the protein MSEQLALLPAYLTGHVQLTLVALLLGTVISVPVGIVATRVRWLEQVVLGAAGIIQTVPSLALLAIMVPALAAIQVQSIGYLPAIIGLTLYSTLPILRNTVIGIAGVDPAYTEAAKGVGMTQSQQLWWVELPLAMPVIVGGLRTSTVWVVGMATLSTPVGATSLGNYIFSGLQTRNYTAVMVGSVVAALLAQLLDGLIRVLEEGVRFRRSGLVAAALGVLSALYLFAGVTLARQFVAEDESERIVIGSKPYTEQYILSEIISGQVTAETGLNATVLQSLGSTVAFDALRSGDLDVYVDYSGTIWATILRREANTENRGQILGEVERLLTKDYGVHVVGALGFENTYALAMRSVDVKELRLQRISDLVPHASRLVFGSDYEFFGRPEWVSLQARYGLSFDREVTMDPSLMYQAVAQQDVDVITAFSTDGRIVALGLTTLEDDRNVMPPYDAVILVSDRLVSDQPRVVAALGGLVGAIDLNLMRAMNLAVDEGGRTPRSVAEEFLAGRSSTDVHGR; encoded by the coding sequence GTGAGCGAGCAGCTGGCGCTGTTGCCTGCCTACCTGACCGGGCACGTACAGTTAACCCTCGTGGCGTTACTCCTCGGGACCGTTATCAGTGTTCCGGTGGGAATTGTGGCGACGCGCGTACGGTGGTTAGAGCAGGTCGTTCTTGGAGCGGCAGGTATTATTCAAACGGTGCCAAGCTTGGCGCTGCTCGCCATCATGGTACCAGCGCTCGCGGCGATTCAGGTCCAGAGTATTGGGTATCTACCGGCGATCATCGGCCTGACGCTTTATAGCACCCTCCCGATTCTCCGGAACACTGTCATCGGCATCGCCGGGGTCGACCCGGCGTATACCGAAGCGGCGAAAGGCGTCGGGATGACCCAAAGTCAGCAGTTGTGGTGGGTTGAGTTGCCGCTGGCTATGCCGGTAATTGTCGGCGGTCTCCGGACCTCGACCGTCTGGGTTGTCGGCATGGCGACGCTTTCGACGCCAGTCGGGGCGACGAGTCTCGGCAACTACATCTTCTCCGGCCTCCAGACTAGGAATTACACAGCGGTCATGGTGGGTTCCGTTGTAGCGGCCCTGCTTGCACAGTTACTCGATGGGCTCATCCGCGTGCTTGAGGAAGGTGTGCGATTCCGCCGAAGCGGGCTAGTGGCTGCTGCACTCGGCGTGTTATCCGCCCTGTATTTGTTTGCCGGCGTGACACTTGCACGCCAATTCGTTGCCGAGGATGAATCTGAGCGGATTGTTATTGGCAGCAAGCCGTACACGGAACAGTACATTCTGTCTGAAATTATCTCTGGTCAAGTTACTGCGGAGACCGGTCTTAACGCGACGGTCCTCCAGTCACTCGGTTCGACCGTAGCGTTCGACGCTTTACGGTCGGGTGACTTGGATGTTTACGTCGACTACTCGGGCACGATTTGGGCTACGATTCTGCGCCGCGAGGCAAACACTGAGAATCGGGGTCAAATCCTTGGCGAAGTTGAGCGCTTACTTACTAAGGACTACGGCGTTCACGTGGTCGGAGCCCTTGGTTTTGAGAACACGTACGCGTTAGCGATGCGTTCTGTGGACGTGAAGGAGCTCCGGCTGCAGCGGATTAGCGATCTGGTGCCTCATGCGTCGCGTCTCGTCTTCGGTAGTGACTACGAGTTCTTCGGGCGGCCAGAATGGGTGTCGCTTCAAGCACGCTACGGGCTGTCGTTCGATAGGGAGGTCACGATGGACCCTTCGCTCATGTATCAGGCGGTGGCTCAACAGGATGTGGATGTGATTACCGCTTTTTCGACCGACGGCAGAATCGTAGCATTGGGTCTAACAACACTTGAAGACGACCGGAACGTGATGCCGCCCTACGACGCAGTGATTCTTGTGAGTGACCGCTTGGTGAGTGACCAGCCTCGTGTAGTTGCTGCACTGGGGGGACTTGTTGGCGCGATTGACCTCAACTTGATGCGAGCGATGAATCTGGCAGTCGATGAGGGTGGGCGGACTCCGAGGTCTGTTGCGGAGGAGTTTCTGGCGGGGAGATCTTCGACAGATGTTCACGGTCGCTGA
- a CDS encoding DUF3810 domain-containing protein, whose protein sequence is MDQETTSQCESGPLHLAWRLTILTLALVVAVGPTSEACVERAYSRGLYPIIQQVFTSLSNQVPVALFDFLVIGSVVALIAKCIAILRRSSMVRRTVVVLVLIREVAVAMAVVYIVFMLCWGFNYRRESLESKLDFDTSRITPASLETLARESVVRLNRLHGLAQARPWPTLESVPKVLAKPFRYAQEQLPASAEPRLARPKTSWFGFYFRQAAIDGFTDPFLLETLINSDVLPYERPFIVLHEWAHLAGYADEAEASFVAWLASQSGDAAVQYSAWLFLHPYLMRQLDTDTQVEVTTTLQLGPARDLVAIRDRLGESMPVMRRQASWVYDRYLRANRVSSGIASYGRVLDLVLGSRVSEVDS, encoded by the coding sequence GTGGATCAGGAAACAACCTCCCAGTGTGAATCGGGGCCGTTACACTTGGCTTGGCGCCTCACAATCCTGACATTGGCTCTGGTGGTTGCCGTCGGACCAACCTCTGAAGCCTGTGTTGAGCGTGCCTATTCCCGGGGCCTCTATCCGATTATTCAGCAAGTGTTTACATCGTTATCAAACCAAGTGCCAGTTGCTCTGTTTGATTTCTTAGTGATTGGCTCTGTAGTTGCTTTGATAGCCAAATGCATAGCGATACTTAGACGTTCCTCGATGGTGCGTAGGACGGTCGTTGTTCTGGTGCTGATTCGGGAAGTAGCGGTTGCTATGGCGGTTGTCTATATCGTCTTTATGCTCTGTTGGGGATTCAACTACCGTCGGGAATCGCTTGAATCCAAACTCGACTTTGACACTAGTCGCATCACACCGGCATCACTCGAGACCCTTGCCCGTGAATCGGTTGTCCGGTTGAACCGGCTTCACGGATTAGCCCAGGCTAGGCCCTGGCCGACGCTCGAATCTGTTCCGAAGGTGCTCGCCAAGCCGTTCCGGTACGCACAGGAGCAACTACCAGCGTCCGCCGAGCCTCGACTGGCGCGTCCCAAGACGTCATGGTTCGGTTTCTATTTCCGTCAGGCTGCCATCGATGGTTTTACTGACCCGTTCCTACTTGAGACGCTAATTAATTCTGACGTTCTGCCTTATGAACGCCCGTTTATCGTTCTTCATGAATGGGCTCATCTCGCAGGATACGCTGATGAGGCTGAAGCTAGTTTCGTCGCTTGGTTGGCTTCTCAATCAGGCGATGCAGCGGTGCAGTACAGCGCTTGGCTGTTCCTCCACCCATACCTAATGCGTCAGTTGGACACAGACACGCAGGTCGAGGTGACGACGACACTCCAGCTTGGTCCAGCTCGTGACCTGGTTGCGATTCGTGATCGACTTGGAGAGTCGATGCCAGTCATGCGTCGCCAGGCGAGTTGGGTTTACGACCGTTATCTACGTGCCAACCGCGTATCGAGCGGAATAGCGAGCTACGGTAGAGTTTTAGATCTAGTGCTTGGATCTCGCGTGTCTGAAGTAGACTCATGA
- a CDS encoding oxidative damage protection protein, with the protein MSTEEEAAGRTVHCVKLQKDLPGLTESPWPGELGKRVYENVSAEAWKLWEERMKMILNEYRLKPWQKEAQELVAKQMEEFFFGEGSALPPDYVPERSKS; encoded by the coding sequence ATGTCCACTGAAGAAGAAGCTGCTGGTCGAACCGTACATTGCGTTAAGTTACAGAAAGATCTGCCTGGTCTCACAGAGTCTCCTTGGCCCGGTGAACTAGGCAAACGGGTCTACGAGAACGTCTCCGCTGAAGCGTGGAAACTCTGGGAAGAGCGAATGAAGATGATTCTCAACGAATACCGACTGAAGCCCTGGCAAAAGGAAGCCCAAGAGCTGGTCGCTAAACAAATGGAAGAATTCTTTTTCGGTGAAGGCTCAGCCCTTCCACCAGATTACGTCCCAGAACGTAGTAAGAGTTAG
- a CDS encoding hotdog domain-containing protein, with amino-acid sequence MTTCHLQPRRPEDSATETVHVVLPNDANPLGFMLGGSVMHLIDLAGAIASHRHTRSRVVTASVDSVEFLHPVKVGDLLILRSRVTCAFHTSLEVEVEVVSEESLTGTRRLTSRAFLTFVGVDERGCPTPIPPLLVESVDDTHRAEMARARRAQRLEARGRLASDNFSL; translated from the coding sequence GTGACGACCTGCCATCTCCAACCGCGACGACCGGAAGATTCGGCCACTGAGACAGTCCACGTTGTCTTGCCCAATGACGCCAATCCGTTGGGTTTTATGCTCGGCGGGTCCGTGATGCATCTGATCGACCTCGCTGGGGCAATTGCCAGTCATCGCCACACCCGGAGCCGTGTCGTGACGGCGTCAGTTGACAGCGTCGAGTTTCTACATCCCGTTAAAGTTGGCGATCTACTCATTCTCAGGTCACGGGTCACCTGCGCGTTCCACACATCACTTGAGGTTGAGGTTGAAGTAGTCTCCGAAGAGTCCTTGACAGGTACGCGACGTTTGACGAGCCGAGCGTTCCTGACTTTCGTTGGAGTCGATGAGAGGGGCTGCCCCACTCCGATTCCACCCCTGCTCGTTGAATCGGTCGATGACACTCACCGTGCCGAGATGGCGCGCGCGCGTCGAGCCCAACGCCTCGAAGCTCGAGGACGGTTGGCCTCTGATAACTTTTCCCTGTAG
- a CDS encoding MDR family MFS transporter, which yields MLDKLSVRITRRMVVTCGVLGGNFLAAIEATIVAAAMPTVVTQLGGLTQYSWVFAAYLLAATVTVPLWGKLSDLYGRRLFYVGAVGFFLLGSVLCGVAWSMPVLVVFRLIQGIGAGGILPLGMTILGDFYTMRERGRIQGLFSGVWGIASIAGPLVGGYLTDSLSWRWVFFVNVPFAFVAALAVGNALVSPRPSSQPRIDYRGALLLSGAVALLLLALGQANGGQGFAWGRLAMLLGGALILWVAFIHVERRAADPLIPFELFGDRVIGPAMLSGFLVGVAMFGAISFVPLFVQAALGGSAIDAGSALTPLLLGWVLMSIVTGRVLMKVGYRRMVFAGLSCVSFGFFQLSQIDIGASLWMIRAVLAIMGVGMGMTILTLILAVQNAVPRKQLGIATSLGHFTRSIGGAIGVATMGAIVVVSLPAGGDASPQQLTAALQRVFMFGSFAAGSAVISSFWFPKGLPQERLTAGAASPVASVTGERTQRI from the coding sequence ATGCTTGACAAACTTTCCGTGCGGATCACCCGACGGATGGTCGTGACGTGCGGGGTCCTCGGCGGAAATTTTTTAGCAGCGATTGAAGCGACGATCGTCGCGGCGGCCATGCCAACCGTTGTTACGCAACTCGGTGGCCTCACCCAATATAGCTGGGTATTCGCGGCGTATCTTCTAGCAGCGACAGTTACGGTGCCGCTGTGGGGCAAGCTTTCTGACCTTTACGGTCGACGACTCTTCTATGTGGGCGCTGTAGGTTTTTTTCTCCTGGGTTCGGTGTTGTGCGGTGTGGCGTGGTCGATGCCTGTTCTCGTCGTCTTTAGGCTGATCCAGGGAATCGGTGCGGGCGGTATTCTCCCCCTCGGGATGACGATTCTTGGTGACTTCTACACCATGCGTGAGCGGGGGAGGATCCAAGGGCTTTTTAGTGGCGTGTGGGGGATTGCGTCGATTGCCGGACCACTCGTTGGAGGCTACCTCACTGACTCCTTGTCGTGGAGGTGGGTTTTCTTCGTAAATGTCCCGTTTGCTTTCGTCGCCGCGCTGGCGGTTGGTAATGCGCTCGTCAGTCCCCGCCCATCGTCTCAGCCACGCATTGATTACCGCGGTGCACTACTCCTAAGTGGCGCTGTCGCACTGCTGTTATTGGCTCTTGGACAGGCCAACGGTGGCCAAGGGTTTGCTTGGGGGAGGTTGGCAATGCTCCTAGGTGGTGCGCTAATACTTTGGGTAGCCTTTATACATGTTGAGCGTCGCGCTGCGGACCCGCTGATACCATTTGAACTCTTCGGGGATAGGGTCATTGGACCAGCTATGCTGAGCGGGTTCCTAGTTGGCGTGGCGATGTTCGGCGCGATCTCATTTGTGCCACTTTTCGTGCAGGCGGCGTTGGGTGGAAGTGCCATTGACGCTGGCTCAGCGCTCACGCCGCTACTCCTCGGGTGGGTATTGATGTCAATTGTTACCGGTCGCGTGCTTATGAAAGTTGGGTACCGGCGAATGGTGTTTGCCGGCTTATCGTGTGTGAGCTTTGGATTCTTTCAGTTATCGCAGATTGATATAGGGGCGTCCCTGTGGATGATACGCGCGGTGCTTGCGATCATGGGCGTGGGTATGGGCATGACCATTCTTACCCTGATCCTGGCTGTTCAGAACGCGGTGCCGCGTAAGCAGCTCGGAATCGCGACTTCGCTGGGTCACTTTACTCGATCGATCGGTGGCGCCATTGGTGTGGCCACGATGGGCGCGATTGTGGTTGTGTCACTTCCTGCCGGCGGTGATGCCAGCCCACAACAGTTGACCGCTGCCCTGCAGCGAGTATTTATGTTTGGGTCGTTCGCGGCAGGCTCTGCAGTCATCTCATCGTTCTGGTTCCCGAAAGGGCTGCCTCAGGAAAGACTGACCGCTGGGGCGGCATCTCCAGTGGCGAGTGTAACGGGAGAGAGGACGCAGAGGATTTGA